In Deltaproteobacteria bacterium, the DNA window ACTGAGAATCCGCCCCCAGCGCCGGGGGATCATCAACCTGCTTGCCTCCCTGCAACAGAGAAAAGTGCCTGTCAGGTTGACTCTCAAGACCTGCTCCCATGTCTCCAGGCTCATCTCCTCGAGCCACTCTGCCTTGGAAACGCCGGCGCTGCATACCAGGATGTCGAGTCCGCCCGTTTCCCGTCCGATACGGCCGAAGGTCTCTTCGACGGATCTTGTATCCGTAACGTCCAGGAAGACGCCCCGTGTCTTCCGGACCCCAGAGGATCCTGCCTCCCCTGCCGCACTGCAGGCTCCCTGTTCATCGATGTCGCCGAAGTATACACCGGCGCCTGCCGCAGCGAGGACGGTCCCCATCCGCCTTCCCAGCCCGGAGGCGGCTCCTGTGACGAGCGCGGTCCTGCCCTCGAGGCCGAAAAGCCGCACGAGATTGTCGGCAGTGCTGTCCGAGAACCCTTGCCGCTTGATCTTCACCTGCTTCCCCTCTCTGGTTCCTCCTCGACTGTTTGTGAGGCACGCGTCCGGCTCAGCGATTCGTTGGCATGCCTCAATCCGCCGTAACACTCGCTGAAGACCTGAAACAGTTCGTCATAGACGCTTGCCGCATCCGGGTCGGAGGAGGTCACACCCGTGACCCTGGTGAACCTGTCCACGGCGGAAAAACCCTCGAAAACTCCGATTCCAACCCCTCCGACCAGGGCGGCTCCCAGGGTATTTGCCTCCTGCCGGGCGGAAAGGGTAAGGATATCCTTCTTGAGAACACCGGCGAGTATCTGTCGCCAGAGGTCGCTCTTTGCTCCTCCGCCGATTATCCGGATGCTTTTGAAAGCGCCCTTTTTCTCGAGGTGCTCCAACATGATGCGGAGGTTGAAGGCGATCCCTTCCAGGATCGCCCTGACCAGGTCCGCCTTCTTGACGGTCAGGTTGAGCCCGAGAAATGCTCCCCGGGCGTTCAGGTCATAATGAGGCGCACCGCCGGGCCGCAGATAGGGGAGGAAAATGACCCCCCTTGCGCCCATAGGAGAGGTGCCGGCGAGCCGATCCACCCGGGCAAAGGATTCAGACTCCTCCCGGCCTGGCGACTCTGGACCCAGGAAAATCTCGTTTCTGGCCCACTTATAGGCCACACCGGCGCTGAACATGATGATCTGTGATGTGAAGAGACCGGGCACCACGTGAGCCACGGTCATCGGCCGTGCCGATAGATCGATGATGGGCTCTCTGGTCGCGACAGAGACCCAGGCAGCAGACCCCAGGCACATGTACGGAACATCTTCCGTGACGGCTCCTGCACCAGCGGTTCCGCAGGCAACGTCGCCGCCCCCCAACACGACGGGTGTGCCCTCTGTCAGCCCGACCGTACGGGCGGCCTCGTGGGAAAGCTTCCCGACGACCGCGGTGCTCGGAAGGATCCGGGGCATCTTGTCCAGGTCAATTCCGAGGATTTCCAAGAAATCCTCGTGCCAGGCAAGGCTTTTCAGGTGGAGCAGTCCCGTGTTGGATGCATCCGAGGGGTCTGTGGCTATGTTTCCCGTCAACCATGCACAGATCACGTCTTTTGTGCCGATGAACTTCGCACTTCGCCGGTAGAGGTCTGGTTGGTGCTCCTTGATCCACGCGATCTTGGCAGCCGGATACAGCACCACATCGAGTCCCCCTCCTGTGTCCGAGTAGAACCTCTTCCAGCCGATCGCCTCCAGGATCCGGTCGGCCTGGGCGCGGCTCCGGTTGTCTGCCCACAGCATGGCTCGAGGGGAAAGGGGTGCCCCCTCCTTGTCGACGGGGATACACCCCATCATGTGGCCGCTGAAGGCGATACATGCGACCTCGCCGGGCCGGATCCGGCTTGTCTCGAGCAGTTCGGCTGTCGTGCGGACAAAGGCCCTTTTCCAGTCTGCCGGATCCTGCTCGACCCATCCCTCTTGGGGAAAGTGGGTGGGGTATGGATGGTGGGCCGTTGCAAGGAGTTCCCCGTCCTCTCTGCAGAGAGAAGCCTTGCAACCAGTCGTGCCGAAATCGTATGCTCCGATGATCACCCGGCTTTGCCCCCCTTTCTCTCTGAAAGAAAAGACTCTCCCCCGCCTTGCTAAGTCCTCCGGACCGCTTCTGAATACTCTTCCAGGCCGAGTTCCCGGAGTTTCTCGGG includes these proteins:
- a CDS encoding SDR family oxidoreductase, with the translated sequence MKIKRQGFSDSTADNLVRLFGLEGRTALVTGAASGLGRRMGTVLAAAGAGVYFGDIDEQGACSAAGEAGSSGVRKTRGVFLDVTDTRSVEETFGRIGRETGGLDILVCSAGVSKAEWLEEMSLETWEQVLRVNLTGTFLCCREASRLMIPRRWGRILSVASIAATHAPRPERFNGGYNYSASKAGIIGMTKRLAVELAPYNITVNCLSPGIMLTPLTEKALGEEQTLRQVLDSVPMHRVGRPEDLDGLVVFLCSESSGFLTGQDILVDGGYSVW
- a CDS encoding FGGY-family carbohydrate kinase, with protein sequence MIIGAYDFGTTGCKASLCREDGELLATAHHPYPTHFPQEGWVEQDPADWKRAFVRTTAELLETSRIRPGEVACIAFSGHMMGCIPVDKEGAPLSPRAMLWADNRSRAQADRILEAIGWKRFYSDTGGGLDVVLYPAAKIAWIKEHQPDLYRRSAKFIGTKDVICAWLTGNIATDPSDASNTGLLHLKSLAWHEDFLEILGIDLDKMPRILPSTAVVGKLSHEAARTVGLTEGTPVVLGGGDVACGTAGAGAVTEDVPYMCLGSAAWVSVATREPIIDLSARPMTVAHVVPGLFTSQIIMFSAGVAYKWARNEIFLGPESPGREESESFARVDRLAGTSPMGARGVIFLPYLRPGGAPHYDLNARGAFLGLNLTVKKADLVRAILEGIAFNLRIMLEHLEKKGAFKSIRIIGGGAKSDLWRQILAGVLKKDILTLSARQEANTLGAALVGGVGIGVFEGFSAVDRFTRVTGVTSSDPDAASVYDELFQVFSECYGGLRHANESLSRTRASQTVEEEPERGSR